The Rhizobiaceae bacterium genome contains the following window.
TTCCAAGAGTCGTGTCGTGCACCGAAATGCCGATCATCAGCCCGAGCGTGAACAGGGAATTGACCAACGGCCTGCCCCATTCGCTCTTGGAGGCAAAATCGAAGTCTATATGCAACGGCTGGGGATTGAGCGTCATGACCGAAAACAGCATGTTGTCGCTTTCGGTGACGGTCTTCGTCAGGCCGTGCCTGAAAACCTGTCCTGTCGAAAATTCCTCAAGATAAAGCCCGGCCATTCGATCCTCCTGTGCCATTCCATAGGCGCGGGACACGGCCGCCGCAAGGTCGGCCGCTGACTTCAGTGCTGGTTAATAAACATGGTGAACGCTTCGTAAACCATTTCCCGCATAGCGTCAGTGTGTGGCTTGCGGAGGTTACGATTCCCTATGATTGTCGAGCATTTCTTGAAATGGGTAAAGACGGCGGCAGCTTCGGAGCGGGCTGCAGCGGCGGCTGCGCTGGCCCGCACCTACATCAATAGCGACATTCCCATGGAGGACCGTTGCGCCGCCGATGCCGCGCTGACGCTCCTGCTGGACGACCCTGCCGTGAAGGTGCGCATGGCGCTCGCCGAGGTGCTTTCGATGAGCCGGGTCGCGCCGCCGCAGGTGGTCAGCGCGCTGGCGCATGACCAACCGGAAGTCGCCGAGCTGGTGCTGGCGCGCTCCCCTTTGCTCTCCGATGGCGACCTGATCGAACGCGTGCGTGTCGGCGAAGCCGCCATTCAGGCGGTGATCGC
Protein-coding sequences here:
- a CDS encoding MaoC family dehydratase, yielding MAGLYLEEFSTGQVFRHGLTKTVTESDNMLFSVMTLNPQPLHIDFDFASKSEWGRPLVNSLFTLGLMIGISVHDTTLGTTLANLGMTDTVFPHPVFHGDTIRVETEVKSVRESKSKNDRGIVEFEHRAYNQDGVLVARTIRQAMLKKRPT